A region of Fretibacterium sp. OH1220_COT-178 DNA encodes the following proteins:
- a CDS encoding GrdX family protein, protein MSDVDSLGIVTNNPRMTADFAVVHGVVRLYGVEGSPLDVLTRAETLLQEGYRLVSAPLPPNIPLMRAPYRSLLVQRDVRRYDVAGLKALAKARERMETQRAIDASAGPGSDADFALIDEELLLRTLRDHKLGLALDAGGGEASR, encoded by the coding sequence ATGAGCGACGTTGATTCCCTCGGGATCGTGACGAACAACCCCAGGATGACCGCAGATTTTGCGGTCGTCCATGGGGTTGTTCGTCTTTACGGAGTCGAAGGTTCTCCGCTCGACGTCCTGACGCGGGCGGAGACGTTGTTGCAGGAGGGCTATCGCCTCGTATCGGCCCCCCTGCCGCCGAACATACCTCTGATGCGCGCCCCCTACCGCTCCCTTCTGGTGCAGAGGGACGTTCGGCGCTACGATGTCGCGGGGCTGAAAGCTTTGGCCAAGGCAAGGGAGCGCATGGAGACCCAGCGGGCCATCGACGCGAGCGCAGGGCCGGGTTCGGACGCGGACTTCGCCTTGATTGACGAGGAGCTGCTCCTGCGCACCCTGCGGGACCATAAATTGGGTCTCGCCCTGGATGCGGGCGGCGGCGAGGCCTCCCGCTAG
- a CDS encoding slipin family protein: MIINVDELASLFSNIGSWIGIIFIALLILSSAVKIVPEYKRLVIFRLGRLAGSRGPGIVFIIPIIDRPVSVDLRILTMDVPVQEVITKDNVPIKVNAVVYFRVLDPSHSVVEVENYVLATSQLAQTTLRSVVGSVELDEVLSSREKINHELQKIIDERTDPWGIKVSAVEVKELELPEGMKRAMARQAEAERERRAKIIAAEGELQAATKLSEAAQQMEVSPITLQLRYLQTIREIGGEKSSTTFFPIPIDLVRPFVERAFGPAPDKPAAPRENA, from the coding sequence ATGATTATCAACGTGGACGAATTGGCATCCCTGTTCTCGAACATCGGAAGCTGGATCGGCATCATCTTCATCGCGCTGCTGATCCTGTCCTCGGCCGTGAAGATCGTGCCGGAGTACAAGCGCCTGGTCATCTTCCGGCTCGGCCGTCTGGCCGGGAGCCGCGGTCCCGGCATCGTCTTCATCATCCCGATCATCGACCGCCCCGTCAGCGTGGACCTGCGCATCCTGACCATGGACGTCCCGGTCCAGGAGGTCATCACCAAGGACAACGTGCCCATCAAGGTCAACGCCGTGGTTTACTTCCGCGTGCTGGATCCCTCCCACTCCGTCGTGGAGGTGGAAAACTACGTCCTGGCCACCAGCCAGCTCGCCCAGACCACGCTGCGCTCCGTCGTCGGCTCCGTGGAGCTGGACGAGGTGCTTTCCTCCCGCGAGAAGATCAACCACGAGCTCCAGAAGATCATCGACGAACGGACCGATCCCTGGGGCATCAAGGTGAGCGCCGTCGAGGTCAAGGAGCTGGAACTGCCCGAGGGCATGAAGCGCGCCATGGCCCGCCAGGCCGAGGCCGAACGCGAACGTCGCGCCAAGATCATCGCCGCGGAGGGCGAGCTTCAGGCCGCGACGAAGCTCTCCGAGGCTGCGCAGCAGATGGAGGTCTCGCCCATCACCCTGCAGCTCCGCTACCTTCAGACCATCCGGGAGATCGGAGGGGAGAAGAGCTCCACCACCTTCTTCCCCATCCCCATCGATCTGGTGCGCCCATTCGTCGAGCGGGCCTTCGGCCCCGCCCCCGACAAGCCGGCGGCGCCTCGGGAAAACGCTTGA
- the pgsW gene encoding poly-gamma-glutamate system protein produces the protein MIGPRRFREILVSGSPLRLVLLTAVLCALWALLRAPLTAEESRLYRRVEAAQAFLWDALEREGVPGDAAADPYRSGFIGVEWSMTTTTLGSLEAKRCATDPLWAVRLLRWFDAQGLKEGDRIVVLASSSFPGLLHSVLAAAEHRGLDVGLAVSLGASTWGANRPEAPWPVLARILRRGGFLRARPAFYTLGGEEENGGGMPEEARELLAGAARSDGTALLLAATLEEAIQRKMRLVEGEDGEAPARLVVGVGGSEGNMGTDPVALSLAPGMRGPGDGGAAGNGVIGRALRAGYPVLHLLNLRALADAEGIGWAERRRSFASRGPVPGALGLALFALVLATHRRWSWDGWEEGDGRKEL, from the coding sequence ATGATCGGGCCTCGCCGCTTTCGGGAAATCCTCGTGTCGGGGTCTCCGCTACGGCTCGTCTTGCTGACCGCGGTCCTGTGCGCGCTCTGGGCTTTGCTGCGTGCGCCCCTGACCGCGGAGGAATCCCGGCTCTACCGCAGGGTCGAGGCGGCTCAAGCTTTTCTCTGGGATGCTCTGGAGCGGGAGGGAGTGCCCGGCGACGCTGCTGCGGATCCCTACAGAAGCGGATTCATCGGCGTCGAGTGGAGCATGACCACCACCACGCTGGGGAGCCTGGAGGCCAAACGGTGCGCCACGGACCCTCTCTGGGCCGTGCGGCTTTTGCGCTGGTTCGACGCGCAGGGGTTGAAGGAGGGCGACCGCATCGTCGTCCTGGCCTCCTCGTCCTTTCCCGGCCTGCTCCACTCCGTGCTGGCGGCGGCGGAGCACCGGGGGCTGGACGTCGGACTGGCGGTTTCCCTGGGCGCATCCACCTGGGGGGCCAACCGCCCCGAGGCCCCGTGGCCCGTTTTGGCGCGAATCCTGAGGCGCGGGGGGTTCCTGAGGGCACGCCCGGCCTTTTACACGCTGGGCGGGGAGGAGGAGAACGGGGGCGGGATGCCGGAGGAGGCTCGGGAACTGCTGGCCGGTGCGGCCCGCTCGGACGGAACGGCGCTCCTGCTCGCCGCCACGCTGGAAGAGGCGATCCAACGCAAAATGCGCCTGGTCGAGGGGGAGGACGGGGAGGCTCCGGCAAGACTGGTCGTCGGTGTCGGCGGCTCGGAGGGCAACATGGGAACGGATCCCGTGGCGCTGTCCCTTGCCCCGGGGATGAGGGGGCCGGGGGATGGAGGGGCTGCCGGAAACGGGGTTATCGGCCGGGCCCTCAGGGCGGGGTACCCCGTTCTTCACCTCCTGAACCTGCGTGCTCTGGCGGATGCGGAGGGCATCGGCTGGGCGGAGCGGAGGCGGAGCTTCGCCTCGCGGGGCCCCGTTCCGGGAGCGCTGGGACTCGCCCTGTTCGCGTTGGTCCTGGCGACGCACCGGCGCTGGTCGTGGGACGGGTGGGAGGAGGGGGACGGAAGGAAGGAATTGTAG
- a CDS encoding succinylglutamate desuccinylase/aspartoacylase family protein — MDRRTNGIKLAALLVCALAAGWSALEFYAMRHYKEPVVLGPGVTEVQKLSLYEPSLEGTVNDCNLYFLDSGKPGGTVLVIGGTHPEEPASNLSAQVLVENARVESGRLIVVTRANTSGSLYSRNGEAYPSFYDIKTPWGKKTWRLGDRAGSPLDSWPDPEVYLHYPSRQMLAYMDIRNLNRCWPGRPNGLLVERTTYGLAQMIRAQSVDVAIDFHEAELEYPVENTIVAHEKAQEIAAMASMMLTGQEFEVPIGMEFSPTALHGLSHREIGDHTPAMSMLFEVAEPMLDRIRGITDQKLLLEGKDEFVMEAGKYGLLYAPMDENGWHIDVRVGRHLSTFLQCVDTFSMMKPDRAVVVTGVPRYAEVKEKSVGAFFHDPAAVPLGRVAYD, encoded by the coding sequence ATGGACAGAAGAACGAACGGAATCAAACTGGCTGCCCTCCTCGTCTGTGCCTTGGCCGCGGGCTGGAGCGCGCTCGAGTTCTACGCCATGCGGCACTATAAGGAGCCGGTGGTCCTGGGCCCCGGCGTCACCGAGGTGCAGAAGCTGAGCCTGTACGAGCCCTCTCTGGAGGGTACGGTCAACGACTGCAACCTGTACTTCCTGGACAGCGGCAAGCCCGGCGGCACCGTGCTGGTGATCGGCGGGACGCACCCCGAGGAGCCGGCCTCGAACCTCTCCGCGCAGGTCCTGGTCGAGAACGCTCGTGTGGAGTCCGGGCGCCTGATCGTCGTGACCCGGGCGAATACCAGCGGGTCGCTGTACTCCCGGAACGGGGAGGCGTACCCCAGTTTCTACGACATCAAGACCCCGTGGGGCAAGAAGACCTGGCGACTGGGCGACCGTGCGGGGAGCCCGCTGGACTCCTGGCCGGATCCCGAGGTCTACCTTCACTATCCGAGCCGCCAGATGCTGGCCTACATGGATATCCGCAATCTGAACCGCTGCTGGCCCGGCCGGCCGAACGGCCTTCTGGTGGAACGCACCACCTATGGCCTGGCCCAGATGATCCGCGCCCAGAGCGTGGATGTGGCCATCGACTTCCACGAGGCCGAGCTGGAGTATCCGGTGGAGAACACGATCGTCGCCCATGAGAAGGCGCAGGAGATCGCGGCCATGGCCTCGATGATGCTGACGGGGCAGGAGTTCGAGGTCCCGATCGGCATGGAGTTCTCCCCTACGGCGCTGCATGGCCTGTCCCACCGGGAGATCGGCGACCATACGCCCGCGATGTCCATGCTCTTCGAGGTGGCCGAGCCCATGTTGGACCGCATCCGCGGCATCACCGACCAGAAGCTGCTGCTGGAGGGCAAGGACGAATTCGTCATGGAGGCCGGCAAGTACGGTCTGCTCTATGCCCCGATGGACGAGAACGGCTGGCACATCGACGTCCGGGTCGGACGCCATCTTTCCACCTTCCTTCAGTGCGTCGACACCTTCTCCATGATGAAGCCCGACCGGGCCGTCGTCGTCACGGGAGTGCCCCGTTATGCCGAGGTGAAGGAAAAATCCGTGGGCGCGTTCTTCCACGATCCCGCGGCGGTGCCTCTGGGGCGTGTGGCGTATGATTGA
- a CDS encoding poly-gamma-glutamate biosynthesis protein PgsC/CapC produces the protein MNELLFFSSPFAAPALSEGVTVGIGVLFGLIWSRRTGWSCGGLVTPGLLALHAGSPYRIAMALALGGLLAAPLGTLSHALGLYGRERVGAAMLLALAVRLVLTPFVPVPFWIGWVVPGLVAADAQRQGVSMTLCGALSCAVATAFATDLIRGLSG, from the coding sequence ATGAACGAACTTCTTTTCTTTTCCTCGCCCTTTGCCGCCCCGGCCCTGTCGGAGGGGGTGACCGTAGGGATCGGGGTGCTGTTCGGACTGATCTGGAGCCGCCGGACGGGCTGGAGCTGCGGAGGGTTGGTGACTCCAGGTCTGCTGGCGCTCCATGCGGGATCGCCGTACCGCATCGCCATGGCTCTGGCCCTGGGAGGTTTGCTGGCCGCGCCGCTGGGGACCCTGTCCCATGCGCTCGGACTCTACGGGCGCGAGCGCGTCGGGGCCGCCATGCTGTTGGCCTTGGCCGTTCGGCTCGTCCTGACGCCTTTCGTCCCCGTACCGTTCTGGATCGGCTGGGTCGTCCCGGGGCTCGTCGCGGCGGACGCGCAGCGTCAGGGCGTCTCCATGACCCTGTGCGGTGCCCTGTCCTGTGCGGTGGCGACGGCGTTCGCCACGGACCTGATAAGGGGGCTCTCAGGATGA
- a CDS encoding sodium-dependent transporter: protein MAEQRENWGSRIGFILAAAGFSIGLGNIWRFPYLVGTYGGGAFLLVYVLICLLIGVPLFIAEVGLGRKTKLTPIVGMRKLAGGKSTPWSIIGWVGCIACVILMSYYMVIIGWMFAYSFRAVKGAFDGIGPEGTKAMFREFMNSPVEMAGYTLFVVAALGITVTQGLKNGVERACKFMLPILGIMLVVLAARSLTMTPQVEGGRTALEGLKWYLTPDFSKITGQAILAALGQAFFSIGIGISTAIVYGSYLKPDSNIPVDSCWVVSMDTGFAIVAGLVIFPALFCYGMDPTSRGFGLVFETLPIIFGKMPGGHFWGTLFFFLAALAGFTSGIGYLEAPAASFAEYFGISRKKSTWTVLAAMFLLGIPSILSLSPESVWSTYTIRGKSIFDFADHLSGDIMMPVDALLVAIYLTFVWKFENYRDECNVGATGLIRVADWWKPLVAYLIPVALLVILYRGL, encoded by the coding sequence GTGGCGGAACAACGTGAGAATTGGGGCAGTCGCATCGGTTTCATTTTGGCAGCGGCCGGTTTTTCCATCGGGCTGGGAAATATCTGGCGCTTTCCGTACCTTGTCGGTACCTATGGGGGCGGGGCTTTTCTTCTGGTCTACGTTTTGATCTGCCTCTTGATCGGCGTACCGCTCTTCATCGCCGAGGTGGGGCTGGGGCGCAAGACCAAGCTGACCCCGATCGTCGGGATGAGGAAGCTGGCTGGAGGCAAGAGCACGCCCTGGTCGATCATCGGATGGGTCGGGTGCATCGCCTGCGTCATCCTGATGTCCTACTACATGGTGATCATCGGCTGGATGTTCGCCTACTCCTTCCGGGCCGTCAAGGGGGCCTTCGACGGCATCGGCCCCGAGGGCACCAAGGCCATGTTCCGGGAATTCATGAACAGCCCCGTGGAGATGGCGGGCTACACTCTTTTTGTGGTTGCCGCGCTCGGCATCACGGTCACTCAGGGGCTCAAGAACGGCGTGGAGCGGGCCTGCAAGTTCATGCTTCCGATCCTGGGAATCATGCTGGTGGTGCTGGCGGCGCGCTCCCTGACGATGACGCCCCAGGTCGAGGGCGGCAGGACGGCGCTCGAGGGCCTCAAGTGGTATCTGACGCCGGACTTCAGCAAGATTACGGGGCAGGCCATCCTGGCGGCTCTGGGGCAGGCGTTCTTCTCCATCGGCATCGGCATTTCCACGGCGATCGTCTACGGGTCCTACCTGAAGCCGGACAGCAACATCCCGGTGGACAGCTGCTGGGTCGTCTCCATGGACACGGGGTTTGCCATCGTCGCCGGCCTCGTGATCTTCCCGGCCCTGTTCTGCTACGGCATGGACCCGACGTCCCGAGGTTTCGGCCTGGTCTTCGAGACTCTGCCCATCATCTTCGGCAAGATGCCGGGCGGGCATTTCTGGGGCACGCTGTTCTTCTTCCTCGCGGCCCTGGCCGGCTTCACCTCCGGCATCGGCTATCTGGAGGCTCCTGCGGCCAGCTTTGCCGAGTACTTCGGCATCAGCCGCAAGAAGTCGACCTGGACGGTGCTGGCGGCGATGTTCCTCCTGGGAATTCCCTCCATTCTTTCCCTGAGCCCGGAGAGCGTCTGGAGCACCTATACGATCAGGGGCAAGAGCATCTTCGACTTCGCCGACCACCTCTCCGGCGACATCATGATGCCCGTCGACGCCCTGCTGGTGGCGATCTATCTGACGTTCGTCTGGAAGTTCGAGAACTACCGGGACGAGTGCAACGTGGGGGCCACGGGGCTGATCCGGGTGGCCGACTGGTGGAAGCCGCTGGTGGCGTATCTCATTCCGGTGGCCCTGCTGGTGATCCTCTACAGGGGGTTGTAG
- a CDS encoding DUF6305 family protein: MKRKGLFLAVCVVCLMAGLAFAELPKVETPIIATTCGQSPGAMMVKMSSMQAKVTPIEDSKTITAQELSEKDGKTLVVTTGTSMKGMGAAGTNVDKEIARCTALIEAAKKKGMLVIGAHVEGMARRTDASDEATIKAIMPLADVIMVIEDSNSDGFFTEYAKEQGKELIVVKDALGIGAKLAELK, translated from the coding sequence ATGAAGCGAAAGGGATTGTTTCTGGCCGTTTGCGTCGTGTGCCTGATGGCGGGGCTCGCCTTTGCGGAGCTGCCCAAGGTGGAGACGCCGATCATCGCCACCACATGCGGGCAGAGCCCGGGGGCCATGATGGTGAAGATGTCCTCCATGCAGGCGAAGGTCACGCCCATCGAGGACAGCAAGACGATCACCGCGCAGGAGCTGTCCGAAAAGGACGGCAAGACGCTCGTCGTGACCACCGGGACGAGCATGAAGGGCATGGGTGCGGCCGGTACCAACGTGGACAAGGAGATCGCCCGCTGCACGGCCCTGATCGAGGCCGCCAAGAAAAAGGGGATGCTGGTCATCGGCGCTCATGTCGAGGGCATGGCACGCCGCACCGACGCCTCCGACGAGGCGACGATCAAGGCCATCATGCCTCTGGCCGACGTCATCATGGTCATCGAGGACAGCAACAGCGACGGGTTCTTCACGGAGTACGCCAAGGAGCAGGGCAAGGAGCTGATTGTCGTCAAGGACGCGCTGGGGATCGGCGCGAAGCTCGCGGAATTGAAATAG
- a CDS encoding dipeptidase, translated as MLGRLRKLAFCSAAIGILLVGGSAFACTTTMVGKKASVDGSAMVSHTVDGWYDHRIRIVPGGKHKKGETVPIEKNICYQTMPTKPLIRMGEIPQAAITYTYFHAGYPFMNEHQLMIGESTWGGRDETFCDAGWMVIEQLQVLALQRTKTAREAIALMGELAEKYGYGDSGEALAIADPEEVWLFEICGPGPLWTPESGKPGANWVARRIPDDCVSVIANRARIGEIDWDDKENFMYSERVRDFAREMGWWKEGEPFVYRLAYDDPDSQKHFPICGRREWRFFDLFAPSQKLSPTAGVYPLFVKPDEKLSVRDIIRLNRDSYQGTPYDIGKTLAGGPFECPVAYRANKDQRPEGLKSTYWERNISVYRASYTFVSQSRSWLPDPIGGLAWFSEDMPSTSVYMPVYCGVTSVPKAYSEGKRHVFDRTSAWWAFNFVSNWATLKYNYMIKDINAEQKRIENTLFASQKSVEEKALALHKESPKKAVAYLTKYCSENMDRIAKDWWALSEHLIGKYCDGYVMTEEGAQENVGLPESWLKAVGYGETSNPADPK; from the coding sequence ATGTTGGGAAGGCTGAGGAAGCTGGCTTTTTGTTCTGCTGCAATAGGGATTCTGCTTGTTGGGGGCAGCGCTTTTGCCTGCACCACGACCATGGTGGGCAAAAAAGCCTCGGTGGACGGTTCCGCCATGGTGAGCCACACCGTGGACGGATGGTACGACCATAGGATACGTATCGTTCCCGGCGGAAAGCACAAGAAGGGCGAGACGGTGCCCATTGAGAAGAACATCTGCTATCAGACGATGCCCACGAAGCCCCTGATCAGGATGGGCGAAATACCTCAGGCGGCGATCACCTACACCTACTTTCATGCCGGCTATCCCTTCATGAACGAGCATCAGCTCATGATCGGGGAATCCACCTGGGGCGGCCGCGACGAGACCTTCTGCGACGCCGGCTGGATGGTGATCGAACAACTGCAGGTCCTGGCGCTCCAGAGGACGAAGACGGCCCGCGAGGCCATCGCGCTGATGGGCGAACTGGCGGAGAAGTACGGTTACGGGGACTCGGGAGAGGCCTTGGCGATAGCGGATCCCGAGGAGGTATGGCTGTTTGAGATCTGCGGCCCCGGTCCGCTTTGGACGCCGGAAAGCGGGAAGCCGGGGGCCAACTGGGTGGCGCGTCGCATTCCCGACGACTGCGTGAGCGTCATTGCCAACCGAGCCCGCATCGGGGAGATCGACTGGGACGACAAGGAGAACTTCATGTACTCCGAGCGTGTCAGGGATTTTGCCAGGGAGATGGGCTGGTGGAAGGAGGGCGAGCCCTTTGTGTATCGCCTGGCCTATGACGACCCGGATTCCCAGAAGCATTTCCCGATCTGTGGACGCAGGGAGTGGCGCTTTTTCGACCTCTTTGCTCCTTCCCAGAAGCTGAGCCCCACGGCGGGCGTCTATCCGCTCTTCGTGAAGCCGGACGAGAAGCTCTCCGTCAGGGATATCATTCGGCTGAACCGGGACTCCTATCAGGGCACGCCTTACGACATCGGAAAGACCTTGGCCGGCGGACCGTTCGAGTGTCCGGTCGCCTACAGGGCGAATAAGGATCAGCGACCCGAAGGGCTCAAGTCCACATACTGGGAGCGTAACATCTCGGTCTACAGGGCTTCCTATACCTTTGTCTCCCAGTCCCGCAGCTGGCTTCCCGACCCCATCGGCGGATTGGCCTGGTTCAGCGAGGACATGCCCTCCACGTCCGTGTACATGCCCGTCTACTGCGGGGTGACCTCCGTTCCAAAGGCCTATTCCGAGGGCAAGCGTCATGTTTTCGATCGTACCTCCGCCTGGTGGGCGTTCAATTTTGTCTCGAACTGGGCCACGCTCAAATACAACTATATGATCAAGGATATCAACGCAGAGCAGAAGCGGATCGAGAACACACTGTTTGCTTCTCAGAAATCCGTTGAGGAGAAGGCCCTGGCCCTCCACAAGGAATCTCCGAAAAAGGCTGTCGCTTATCTCACAAAATACTGTTCCGAGAACATGGACAGGATCGCCA
- a CDS encoding glycine/betaine/sarcosine/D-proline family reductase selenoprotein B: MKRVVHYINQFYAGIGGEEKADQTPLFKQELVGPGVGLAKELEGKAEVVGTVICGDGYYGEHTEEARAACLKMIKEAKPDLLVAGPAFNAGRYGFACGDIAATVAAELDIPTVTAMYPENPGVELYSKKTYIVPCADSARGMAAALKGIAGLAGKLISGEKMGPAREEGYIHRGIRKNFIHEKNGAERAVEMLLKKLKGEEFRTEYEMPKFNKIPPAAPLKDLKKATIALVSSGGVVPLGNPDHIRVSSAESFGKYDISKLEDLTDKNYESVHGGYDRVWANENPDVVVPLDVMRELEKEGVYGKLHPYFYTTTGTGTAVAFAEKFGREIGEELKKAGVDAAILTSTUGTCTRCGASMTREIEKAAGIPVVQIATIVPIMLTVGANRIVPGVAIPHPVGAPELGEAGDKAARRELLLRAFKAMETSIDDQTVFEE, from the coding sequence ATGAAACGTGTGGTGCACTATATAAATCAGTTTTATGCCGGTATCGGCGGCGAGGAGAAGGCGGACCAGACGCCCCTCTTCAAGCAGGAGCTCGTGGGGCCTGGCGTCGGGCTTGCCAAGGAGCTCGAGGGCAAGGCCGAGGTCGTCGGCACCGTGATCTGCGGCGACGGCTACTACGGCGAGCACACCGAGGAGGCCCGGGCCGCCTGCCTCAAGATGATCAAGGAGGCCAAGCCCGACCTGCTCGTGGCGGGGCCGGCCTTCAATGCCGGGCGCTACGGCTTCGCCTGCGGCGACATCGCCGCGACGGTGGCCGCCGAGCTGGACATCCCGACCGTGACGGCCATGTATCCGGAGAACCCCGGCGTGGAGCTCTACTCCAAGAAGACCTATATCGTGCCCTGCGCGGACAGCGCGCGCGGCATGGCCGCGGCCCTGAAGGGGATCGCCGGGCTTGCCGGCAAGCTGATCTCCGGCGAGAAGATGGGGCCGGCCCGCGAGGAGGGCTACATCCACAGGGGCATCCGCAAGAACTTCATCCACGAGAAGAACGGGGCGGAGCGCGCCGTCGAGATGCTGCTCAAGAAGCTGAAGGGCGAGGAGTTCCGTACGGAGTATGAGATGCCCAAGTTCAACAAGATCCCGCCCGCGGCGCCGCTGAAGGACCTCAAGAAGGCGACGATCGCGCTGGTGAGCTCGGGCGGCGTCGTGCCTCTGGGCAACCCCGACCATATCCGGGTTTCCTCCGCAGAGAGCTTCGGCAAGTACGATATCTCCAAGCTCGAGGACCTGACGGACAAGAACTACGAGTCCGTGCACGGCGGCTACGACCGCGTGTGGGCCAACGAGAACCCGGACGTCGTCGTCCCGCTCGACGTCATGCGGGAGCTGGAGAAGGAGGGGGTCTACGGCAAGCTGCACCCGTACTTCTACACGACGACCGGAACCGGAACGGCCGTGGCCTTCGCGGAGAAGTTCGGCCGCGAGATCGGGGAGGAGCTCAAGAAGGCTGGCGTCGACGCGGCGATCCTCACCTCCACCTGAGGCACCTGCACTCGATGCGGTGCATCGATGACGCGTGAGATCGAGAAGGCGGCGGGGATCCCCGTCGTTCAGATCGCGACGATCGTCCCCATCATGCTGACGGTTGGCGCCAACCGGATCGTTCCCGGAGTGGCGATCCCTCACCCCGTGGGGGCTCCCGAACTGGGCGAGGCGGGCGACAAGGCGGCTCGGCGTGAGCTGCTGCTGCGTGCCTTCAAGGCCATGGAGACCTCCATCGACGACCAGACCGTCTTCGAGGAGTAA
- a CDS encoding C4-dicarboxylate ABC transporter, whose amino-acid sequence MFAHTYTILGIVVAVFLVAKALRLSTELSMLASAIAAAGYHGAVWSGEFPLRHLVEGTFTYFDVCLIFISATFFMALVKESGGVAFIVRRIVETFRTRRVICLLLLTLVMLIPGALTGSGATSVLTVGALVGSVLSAMGVDDTRKAAAIFMTAAMSAAAPPINLWAMMAAAGANLPYVGFNGPLAVLSVVGALFSMFWLAGRGSSAAGEDALSRLPQAPVGMNWLRVLTPFVVFAALLLAGRVWPFDFPVVGLPMIFMVSALMVWVLSPVKLEVWRILAQTVQNLLPLVGIMVVVGALIQVLALSGARGVISLHVVILPLSTLFATLFIILPVSEGILQYAVAPLLGVPLIMLFNMRGMDVIVALSAMSVLWPLGDCLPPTAVVGRATVMELDYKGRYFGEFVMACLVPMAFVAICCTVFLVYSKQLAFLTF is encoded by the coding sequence ATGTTTGCGCACACCTATACCATTCTGGGGATCGTCGTCGCCGTCTTTCTGGTCGCAAAGGCGCTTCGGCTGTCCACGGAACTATCCATGCTGGCCTCGGCCATCGCGGCGGCGGGCTACCACGGCGCCGTCTGGTCCGGGGAGTTCCCCCTGCGGCACCTGGTCGAGGGGACGTTCACCTATTTCGACGTCTGCCTGATCTTCATCAGTGCGACGTTCTTCATGGCCCTGGTCAAGGAGTCCGGTGGAGTGGCCTTCATCGTCCGCCGGATCGTGGAGACCTTCCGGACGAGGCGCGTGATCTGTCTGCTGCTCCTGACCTTGGTGATGCTGATCCCCGGGGCCTTGACCGGCTCGGGGGCCACGAGCGTCCTCACGGTGGGGGCGCTGGTCGGCTCCGTGCTCTCCGCCATGGGGGTGGACGACACCCGAAAGGCCGCAGCGATCTTCATGACCGCCGCCATGAGCGCCGCCGCGCCCCCCATCAACCTGTGGGCCATGATGGCGGCGGCCGGAGCAAACCTGCCTTACGTGGGGTTCAACGGCCCTCTGGCCGTGCTCTCGGTGGTGGGGGCCCTTTTCTCCATGTTCTGGCTGGCGGGCCGTGGCAGCTCCGCCGCCGGCGAGGATGCCCTGAGCCGGCTTCCTCAGGCGCCCGTGGGGATGAATTGGCTGCGGGTGCTCACGCCCTTCGTCGTCTTTGCCGCCCTGCTCCTGGCGGGCCGAGTCTGGCCGTTCGACTTCCCCGTCGTGGGGCTGCCTATGATCTTCATGGTCTCCGCCCTCATGGTCTGGGTGCTCTCTCCGGTGAAGCTCGAGGTCTGGCGCATTCTGGCCCAGACGGTCCAAAACCTGCTTCCCCTGGTGGGGATCATGGTCGTGGTGGGGGCGCTGATCCAGGTTCTGGCCCTCTCCGGAGCCCGAGGCGTCATCTCCCTCCATGTGGTGATCCTGCCGCTCTCGACGCTTTTTGCCACGCTCTTCATCATCCTGCCCGTGTCCGAGGGCATTCTGCAGTATGCGGTGGCGCCCCTGCTGGGCGTGCCCCTGATCATGCTCTTCAACATGAGGGGGATGGACGTCATTGTCGCGCTCTCAGCCATGTCGGTTCTCTGGCCCTTGGGGGATTGTCTGCCGCCCACGGCGGTCGTCGGTCGCGCCACGGTGATGGAGCTGGACTACAAGGGGCGCTATTTTGGCGAGTTCGTCATGGCCTGTCTGGTGCCCATGGCGTTCGTCGCGATCTGCTGCACCGTGTTCCTGGTCTACAGCAAGCAGCTCGCCTTCCTGACGTTTTGA